The Citrifermentans bemidjiense Bem genome window below encodes:
- a CDS encoding ABC transporter ATP-binding protein has translation MTILQTQEVSKSYRIGNRLIKVLDSVSLSVETGEFLVVKGESGSGKSTLLTILSGLDRPDRGRVLIGGEDITDLGEDALAPLRNSAFGFVFQSFHLVPSLNALENVMFPAELKGDAEARAKAEALLERVGLSGRLTSFPHQLSGGEKQRCAICRALINDPRIIFADEPTGNLDSINGAAIMELLLELQRERGTTLILVTHSPEIAQRAHRVVTLKDGRIVTGREHG, from the coding sequence ATGACAATCCTGCAAACCCAAGAGGTCAGCAAAAGCTACCGTATCGGAAACCGCTTGATCAAGGTGCTCGACTCCGTCTCGCTCTCGGTCGAGACCGGCGAGTTCCTGGTGGTGAAGGGGGAAAGCGGCAGCGGCAAATCGACGCTGCTCACCATCCTTTCCGGGCTGGACCGCCCGGACCGGGGACGGGTCCTCATCGGCGGGGAAGACATCACCGACCTAGGCGAAGACGCCCTGGCCCCCTTGAGAAACAGCGCCTTCGGCTTCGTGTTCCAGTCCTTCCACTTGGTCCCCTCCTTAAACGCCCTGGAGAACGTGATGTTTCCGGCCGAGCTCAAAGGCGATGCCGAAGCCCGCGCCAAGGCCGAAGCCCTTCTGGAAAGAGTCGGACTATCCGGGAGACTCACAAGTTTCCCGCACCAGCTCTCCGGCGGCGAAAAACAGCGCTGCGCCATCTGCCGCGCCCTCATCAACGACCCGCGCATCATCTTCGCCGACGAGCCGACCGGCAACCTCGATTCCATAAATGGCGCCGCCATCATGGAGCTGCTCCTGGAACTGCAGCGCGAACGCGGCACCACCCTGATCCTTGTGACCCACAGCCCCGAGATCGCCCAGCGGGCGCATCGCGTGGTCACGCTCAAAGACGGCAGGATCGTCACGGGGCGGGAGCATGGTTAA
- a CDS encoding rubredoxin, which produces MQKWICTVCRHIYDPSEGDPVNDVPPDTSFEDLLLEWHCPVCEAGKNLFEPYPDPDQRLEEG; this is translated from the coding sequence ATGCAAAAATGGATCTGTACCGTATGCCGCCACATCTACGACCCCAGCGAAGGGGACCCGGTAAACGACGTACCCCCCGATACCTCCTTCGAAGACCTCTTGCTTGAGTGGCATTGCCCGGTCTGCGAAGCGGGAAAAAACCTCTTCGAGCCCTACCCCGACCCGGACCAGCGCCTGGAGGAAGGGTGA
- a CDS encoding universal stress protein: MENFKRVLVVNRMSEYSREAIEVGISIARKYGADLSVLHILSGVAGTVSMGGASINAPSPYPEESKSYASEKDQAREELEQIIRKEITAGLPIKLIIKEGKPLDEVMQVVKEERIDLMVLLSHEEGRLEHMVFGRDNDAILRRMPCSILLIKREPEAVNW; the protein is encoded by the coding sequence ATGGAAAATTTCAAGCGCGTTCTCGTGGTCAACAGGATGAGCGAGTATTCCCGTGAAGCGATCGAAGTGGGCATTTCTATCGCGAGAAAATACGGGGCGGACTTGTCGGTGCTGCATATCTTGTCGGGGGTGGCGGGCACGGTAAGCATGGGCGGCGCCTCCATCAACGCCCCGAGCCCCTACCCCGAAGAGAGCAAAAGCTACGCAAGCGAGAAGGACCAGGCCCGGGAAGAGCTGGAGCAGATCATCCGCAAGGAGATCACCGCGGGACTCCCCATCAAGCTCATCATCAAGGAAGGAAAGCCGCTCGACGAGGTGATGCAGGTGGTAAAGGAGGAGCGGATCGATCTCATGGTGCTGCTCTCCCACGAAGAGGGGCGCCTGGAGCATATGGTCTTCGGGCGCGACAACGACGCCATCCTGCGCCGGATGCCCTGCAGCATTCTGTTGATCAAGAGGGAGCCGGAGGCTGTGAACTGGTAA
- a CDS encoding DUF4136 domain-containing protein, which yields MRKVLEVSIVLWLASLLCSCASVSVVDTWRNPELRPQRLHKILVVSINNKDATRHVYEDMLASELSRKGVEAIPGYTVIPGAAFADWGVLDRAVRRAQAQAILTVQTTKVEKQTTVQPDSAYPGYWYPQGFPTWDFPGYYRSMALYGPTYVTTYDVATMQVNLFDAGTDKLIWAATMQSTDPQKVTTVGQDLARKVVKKLAKEGLI from the coding sequence ATGCGTAAGGTCTTAGAGGTCTCGATCGTGTTGTGGCTGGCATCGCTTCTTTGCTCATGTGCTTCGGTCTCTGTCGTCGACACCTGGCGCAATCCGGAGCTTCGTCCTCAGCGGCTGCACAAGATACTGGTGGTGAGCATCAACAACAAGGATGCGACCCGCCACGTTTACGAGGATATGCTGGCGAGCGAACTCTCGCGCAAGGGTGTGGAGGCTATCCCTGGGTACACCGTGATCCCCGGTGCGGCCTTTGCCGACTGGGGGGTGCTGGACCGGGCGGTGCGGCGGGCCCAGGCCCAGGCGATACTCACGGTGCAGACCACCAAGGTCGAGAAGCAGACCACCGTGCAGCCGGACAGCGCCTATCCCGGCTACTGGTACCCGCAGGGCTTCCCTACTTGGGACTTCCCCGGATACTACCGCTCCATGGCGCTTTACGGCCCCACCTATGTCACCACCTACGACGTCGCCACCATGCAGGTAAACCTCTTCGACGCGGGCACCGACAAGCTCATCTGGGCCGCCACCATGCAGAGCACCGATCCCCAGAAGGTCACCACAGTTGGGCAGGACCTGGCCCGCAAGGTGGTAAAGAAACTTGCCAAGGAAGGACTGATCTGA
- a CDS encoding DNA-3-methyladenine glycosylase — translation MDLMRKLPRSFYDRDTVTVARELLGARLVHVAGGVERVGRIVEVEAYLGEQDLAAHSSKGRTPRTAILFGPPGFAYVYLIYGIYCCMNIVTEREGSACAVLLRALEPVRNVEGRSSGPGLLCRAMGIDRRQNGRDLLSDDFFVAESSERETMQVVSRPRIGVDYSGIWAGKLLRFYIAGNSFVSKP, via the coding sequence ATGGACCTCATGAGGAAACTCCCCCGCTCCTTCTACGACCGCGACACGGTGACCGTGGCGCGCGAGCTTCTCGGCGCAAGGCTCGTGCATGTGGCGGGCGGGGTGGAGCGGGTGGGGCGCATCGTGGAGGTGGAAGCGTACCTTGGCGAGCAGGATCTGGCTGCGCATTCCTCCAAGGGGCGTACTCCCCGCACCGCCATTCTCTTCGGCCCTCCCGGATTCGCCTACGTCTACCTGATCTACGGCATTTACTGCTGCATGAACATTGTCACCGAACGTGAAGGAAGCGCTTGCGCGGTGCTTTTGCGTGCGCTGGAACCGGTGAGAAACGTCGAGGGGCGCAGCTCCGGGCCGGGTCTGCTCTGCCGCGCCATGGGGATCGACCGCCGGCAAAACGGTCGCGACCTTTTAAGCGACGATTTCTTCGTGGCGGAGAGCTCCGAGCGGGAAACGATGCAGGTAGTCTCCAGGCCGAGGATCGGGGTCGATTACTCTGGTATCTGGGCCGGAAAGCTGCTCCGTTTCTACATAGCCGGAAATTCCTTTGTCTCAAAACCATAA
- a CDS encoding sensor histidine kinase: MEMELAERLYRLMFTNMREGLAILRIDPDDGDGSPEVIEMNPAAVKLCRCRPFNCKVVDCFPGWFDEDRLQETCKRLVAFGGMVELGEVSWGGSSYRARIFGLSEEHLGLVVDDVTRQKRGEAEIATLSARIEQQTAGLEKRVAERTAQLQEINEELDSFAYSVSHDLRAPLRAMRAFAGILLEEEQSEDERIAYLKRIQGAAEGMERLIQDLLAYSRVGRQELVLQRVSLDEVLADAAKQLELTSGGKSYRLDVRDHLPDVVGHHTVLVQVVLNIMGNAIKFVPKGVVPALEVWAEDIDGECRLNIADNGIGIAPEHQERIFKIFERLHGIESYAGTGIGLAIARKAVTRLGGRIGVESREGEGSRFWIELKKAGPAS; the protein is encoded by the coding sequence ATGGAGATGGAACTCGCCGAGCGGCTTTACCGACTGATGTTCACCAACATGCGGGAAGGGCTGGCCATCCTGCGCATCGACCCCGACGATGGCGATGGATCCCCGGAGGTGATCGAGATGAACCCCGCCGCTGTGAAACTCTGCCGTTGCCGCCCGTTCAACTGCAAGGTCGTCGACTGTTTCCCCGGCTGGTTCGACGAGGACCGGCTTCAGGAAACCTGCAAACGCCTGGTGGCGTTCGGCGGCATGGTGGAACTGGGCGAGGTCTCCTGGGGAGGGTCCAGTTACCGCGCCCGTATCTTCGGGTTGTCGGAGGAACACTTGGGGCTCGTCGTCGACGACGTAACGCGCCAGAAGAGGGGGGAGGCGGAGATAGCAACGCTTTCGGCCCGGATCGAGCAGCAGACGGCGGGGCTGGAAAAGCGCGTGGCGGAGAGGACCGCGCAGTTGCAGGAAATCAACGAGGAACTCGACAGCTTCGCCTACTCGGTTTCCCATGACTTGCGCGCGCCGCTGCGCGCCATGCGGGCCTTCGCCGGAATACTGCTGGAGGAGGAGCAAAGCGAGGACGAGCGGATAGCGTACCTGAAACGGATCCAGGGGGCGGCGGAGGGTATGGAGCGCCTGATCCAGGATCTCCTCGCCTACAGCCGGGTCGGCCGCCAGGAATTGGTGCTGCAGCGCGTAAGCCTCGATGAGGTGCTTGCCGACGCGGCCAAGCAATTGGAGCTTACCAGCGGGGGCAAGAGCTACCGCTTGGACGTGCGGGACCATCTCCCCGATGTGGTCGGGCACCATACGGTGCTGGTCCAGGTGGTTTTGAACATCATGGGGAACGCCATAAAGTTCGTTCCCAAAGGGGTGGTCCCGGCGCTGGAGGTGTGGGCCGAAGATATAGACGGGGAGTGCCGCCTTAACATCGCCGACAACGGCATCGGCATTGCGCCTGAGCACCAGGAGCGGATCTTCAAGATCTTCGAGCGGCTGCACGGCATAGAAAGCTACGCCGGCACAGGAATCGGGCTAGCCATCGCGCGCAAGGCGGTGACCAGGCTTGGGGGAAGGATAGGGGTGGAGTCCCGGGAAGGGGAAGGGAGCAGGTTCTGGATCGAGCTTAAAAAAGCCGGGCCCGCGTCATGA
- a CDS encoding response regulator, giving the protein MSYVHHTILLVDSDQDMAHFAMLALQRVGVITPVQLLGTAEEAIDYLKGSGKYQEREDFPLPVLLLLDLKLPEMSGLEFLSWLRQEPVLNRAPVIVLTQPGPEGEIERAYELGCNSFLVKPPSFNTLLVMMQTLVQYWLGLNLPPQLASPNYASPPKGAVEAGAGTAEPGA; this is encoded by the coding sequence ATGAGCTACGTGCACCATACCATACTGTTGGTGGACAGCGACCAGGATATGGCCCACTTCGCCATGCTCGCGCTGCAGCGGGTCGGTGTCATCACGCCGGTGCAGCTGTTAGGCACTGCAGAGGAGGCCATCGACTACCTGAAGGGGAGCGGCAAATACCAGGAGCGGGAGGACTTCCCGCTGCCGGTTCTGCTGCTCCTCGACCTGAAGCTTCCCGAGATGTCCGGATTGGAGTTCCTGAGCTGGCTGCGGCAGGAACCGGTCCTGAACAGGGCGCCGGTCATCGTGCTGACACAGCCCGGGCCAGAGGGCGAAATCGAGCGCGCCTACGAGCTTGGTTGCAACTCCTTCCTGGTGAAACCCCCTTCTTTCAACACGCTTTTGGTGATGATGCAGACTCTGGTGCAGTACTGGCTGGGCTTGAACCTCCCCCCGCAACTGGCCTCGCCCAACTACGCTTCTCCGCCAAAGGGAGCAGTCGAGGCCGGCGCGGGCACGGCGGAACCCGGCGCGTGA
- a CDS encoding GAF domain-containing sensor histidine kinase has product MQPSRLRDMPLYNSRIINSYILLIKHKYSHVDISELLLYAGMKEYEVADQAHWFSQEQIDRFHEKLQQMTGNARISREAGRYAASPDVLGAMRQYILGLVDASSTFDIISKTTAKFTRSSSYQSRSIASNQVEITVTPYEPGLEKPYQCENRIGFFEAIVLVFNHKMTDLQYFPEIRNLPTIEHPECMFRGDPVCRYIVTWEKTLFTFLKKMRNLLALPLAALNLALLAMGDTGVLTWVFPSSLCVLLLVALATESSEKKAIKESLWSTRDSIENLLDQINLNYNNAMLTHEIGQRLGNYTRIEEMLFDVAQIMRYRLEYDRGMIFLADGGRKRLELRASYGYKDEELACLNSLPFLLENRELGDVYLECFRGQRPFLVNELSSGSVGENTLACAHMSGTRAFICCPIVADGASLGVLTVENVQVKRPLVERDISLIMGTASVLGISIRNCELIGALETANEELELRVAKRTQDLEKSRQKMQEQHEELVRTYFDLEEETAQRLNALEELARKERMLLQQNRLAALGEMINNIAHQWRQPLNELGLIVQELPIMYDRGDFNKEYLRESVAKFMKVLSHTSKTIDDFRTFFKPDREMVPFRVTEVVDKALSLVAESLKHLEIKVTVHSVDDPAIMGHPNEFSQAILNILFNARDAFKERSISCRQIEIRIFLEDETAVVTIGDNAGGIPEEIMDKIFDPYFTTRGPEQGTGIGLYMTKMIIEKNIPGKLSVRNTEKGAEFRIEVGKVASRQH; this is encoded by the coding sequence ATGCAACCTTCACGACTACGGGACATGCCGCTTTATAACAGCAGGATCATCAACTCCTACATCCTGCTGATAAAGCACAAGTACAGCCACGTGGACATCTCCGAGCTGCTCCTGTACGCAGGTATGAAGGAATACGAGGTTGCCGACCAGGCGCACTGGTTCAGCCAGGAGCAGATCGACAGGTTCCACGAGAAGCTGCAGCAGATGACCGGCAACGCGAGGATCTCGCGGGAGGCCGGGCGCTACGCCGCATCCCCGGACGTCTTGGGGGCGATGAGGCAGTACATCCTGGGGCTAGTGGATGCCTCCAGCACCTTCGACATCATCAGCAAGACCACCGCCAAGTTCACCAGGTCCTCCAGCTACCAGTCGCGTTCCATTGCCTCGAACCAGGTCGAGATAACCGTCACCCCCTACGAGCCTGGGCTGGAGAAGCCGTACCAGTGCGAGAACAGGATCGGGTTCTTCGAGGCGATCGTGCTCGTCTTCAACCACAAGATGACCGACCTGCAGTACTTCCCCGAGATACGCAACCTCCCCACCATCGAGCATCCCGAATGCATGTTCAGAGGGGATCCGGTCTGCCGCTACATCGTCACCTGGGAGAAGACCCTTTTCACCTTCCTGAAAAAGATGAGGAACCTCCTGGCACTCCCCCTTGCTGCGTTGAACCTGGCGCTTTTGGCTATGGGGGATACGGGTGTTTTGACCTGGGTCTTTCCGTCGAGCCTCTGCGTTTTGCTCCTCGTTGCCCTGGCGACGGAGAGCAGCGAGAAAAAGGCGATCAAGGAGAGCCTTTGGAGCACCCGTGACTCCATCGAAAACCTCCTGGACCAGATCAACCTCAACTACAACAACGCCATGCTCACCCATGAGATCGGGCAAAGGCTCGGCAACTACACCCGGATCGAGGAGATGCTCTTCGACGTGGCCCAGATCATGAGGTACCGGCTGGAATACGACCGCGGCATGATCTTTTTGGCGGACGGCGGCAGAAAGCGCCTGGAGCTGCGCGCAAGCTACGGCTACAAGGACGAGGAACTGGCATGCCTCAACTCGCTCCCGTTCCTGCTGGAAAACCGGGAGCTGGGGGACGTTTACCTCGAATGCTTCCGGGGGCAGCGGCCGTTTCTGGTGAACGAGCTGTCCAGCGGCAGCGTGGGCGAAAACACCCTCGCCTGCGCCCACATGAGCGGCACGCGCGCCTTCATCTGCTGCCCCATCGTTGCCGACGGCGCTTCCCTCGGGGTTCTGACCGTGGAAAACGTGCAGGTGAAAAGGCCGCTGGTGGAAAGGGACATCAGCCTGATCATGGGTACCGCCTCGGTGCTAGGGATCAGCATCCGCAACTGCGAGTTGATCGGGGCGCTGGAAACGGCGAACGAAGAGTTGGAACTGAGGGTGGCCAAGAGAACGCAGGACCTGGAGAAAAGCCGCCAGAAGATGCAAGAGCAGCACGAGGAACTGGTGCGGACCTATTTCGACCTGGAGGAGGAGACCGCGCAGCGGTTGAACGCGCTGGAGGAGCTGGCGCGCAAGGAACGGATGCTTTTGCAGCAAAACCGGCTGGCGGCTCTCGGCGAGATGATCAACAACATCGCGCACCAGTGGCGCCAGCCCCTGAACGAACTGGGGCTGATCGTCCAGGAACTTCCCATCATGTACGACCGGGGGGACTTCAACAAGGAGTACCTGCGCGAAAGCGTCGCCAAATTCATGAAGGTTTTGAGCCACACCTCGAAGACCATCGACGACTTCAGGACCTTCTTCAAGCCGGACCGGGAGATGGTCCCCTTCCGGGTCACCGAGGTGGTGGATAAAGCGCTCTCCCTGGTCGCGGAGAGTCTGAAGCACCTGGAGATAAAGGTGACGGTCCATTCCGTCGACGACCCGGCTATCATGGGGCACCCAAACGAGTTCTCCCAGGCGATCCTCAACATCCTCTTCAACGCCCGCGACGCCTTCAAAGAGCGTAGCATCTCTTGCCGGCAGATCGAGATCCGCATCTTCCTGGAAGACGAAACCGCCGTAGTTACCATAGGCGACAATGCCGGCGGCATCCCCGAGGAGATCATGGACAAAATATTCGATCCCTATTTCACCACCCGCGGACCGGAGCAGGGGACCGGGATCGGCCTCTATATGACCAAGATGATCATCGAGAAAAACATCCCCGGGAAACTGTCGGTGCGCAACACGGAAAAGGGGGCGGAATTCAGGATCGAGGTGGGCAAAGTTGCGTCCCGCCAGCATTGA
- a CDS encoding response regulator produces MAESYILLVEDNPDDAFLATRIIRKVCPDEILVARDGEEATELLQRMARDGSYHRIRLMLLDLKLPKINGLDLLLWIRKNDQLQKLDVAILTSSDNEMDQERCFELEVLDYLYKPMTADMLQGLLRRREEG; encoded by the coding sequence ATGGCAGAGTCGTACATACTGCTAGTTGAAGACAATCCCGACGATGCCTTCCTTGCCACCCGCATCATCAGGAAGGTGTGCCCCGACGAGATCCTCGTGGCAAGGGACGGCGAAGAAGCAACCGAACTGCTGCAACGCATGGCCCGAGACGGGAGTTATCACCGCATCAGGCTCATGCTCCTCGACCTCAAGCTCCCGAAGATAAACGGCCTCGACCTCCTGCTCTGGATCCGCAAGAACGACCAGCTCCAAAAACTCGACGTTGCCATTCTCACCTCCTCGGACAACGAAATGGATCAGGAACGCTGCTTCGAGCTGGAGGTGCTCGACTACCTCTACAAACCGATGACTGCCGACATGCTGCAGGGCCTGCTGCGGCGCAGGGAGGAGGGGTGA
- a CDS encoding sensor histidine kinase — protein sequence MPDEPARGSEGIPLPREVGGIALLYVEDEADARVMVAKMLSMNYPHLTIYHADNGASGLELYRQRRPDIVMTDINMPVMDGIRMSREIKSLNPEVHIIAVTAHSDTSYLLNAIEIGVHNYVLKPLNYQELFGVIDKVLEQVTLKRLVGEQNQRILESEKQLAGSQRIAHLGSWEWHVDCGTMKWSDELYRICGLDPGSLTPDYQRFLELFSVEDRPVIEGLMHDALKGEAEEDHRFCRVLRPDDSRRIVRVEADLLTEDRGQKATVIGTCHDVTELKEAEEQVRLLTEDLERRVIQRTSLLQATVSELESFSYFVSHDLRAPVARLEGYCKALLEDCGAEGHGNCQQYAERAEHVAQQIKQIIDAFNSLTHYARCALALGETDLSSMVREVAQELQQGEPQRRVEVLVAPGIRVRGDAELLRTALSELLKNAWKFTSTTEYARIEFGRRVQEGASIYYVKDNGAGFNMKYVDKLFKPFQTIHTPGEFDWSGTGIGLAKVHSIILRHGGRVWAEGEVGYGATFSFTLEPNPETGSYLTEGLSSQEQRG from the coding sequence ATGCCAGATGAGCCTGCCCGGGGGAGCGAAGGGATCCCCCTGCCGCGCGAGGTCGGCGGCATAGCCCTTTTGTACGTAGAGGACGAGGCGGACGCGAGAGTCATGGTGGCGAAGATGCTCAGCATGAACTACCCGCACCTCACCATCTACCACGCCGACAACGGTGCCTCCGGGCTTGAGCTTTACCGGCAGCGGCGCCCCGACATCGTGATGACCGACATCAACATGCCCGTCATGGACGGGATCAGGATGTCCCGGGAAATCAAATCCCTAAACCCCGAAGTACACATCATCGCAGTAACAGCCCACAGCGACACCTCCTACCTCTTGAACGCCATCGAAATCGGCGTGCACAACTACGTGCTGAAGCCGCTCAACTACCAGGAACTGTTCGGCGTGATCGACAAGGTGCTGGAACAGGTGACACTGAAGCGCCTGGTGGGGGAGCAAAACCAGCGCATCCTCGAGAGCGAGAAGCAGTTGGCCGGCTCCCAGCGTATCGCCCACCTGGGAAGCTGGGAGTGGCACGTTGACTGCGGCACCATGAAATGGTCGGACGAGCTCTACCGCATCTGCGGCCTCGATCCCGGCTCTCTCACCCCTGACTACCAGCGTTTCCTGGAGCTTTTCTCCGTAGAAGACCGCCCGGTCATCGAGGGGCTCATGCATGACGCCCTGAAGGGAGAGGCGGAGGAGGATCACCGTTTCTGCCGCGTGCTCCGACCCGACGATTCCAGAAGAATCGTCCGGGTGGAAGCGGACCTCTTGACGGAGGACCGCGGCCAGAAGGCGACGGTGATCGGCACCTGCCACGACGTGACCGAGCTGAAGGAAGCGGAGGAACAGGTTCGGCTGTTGACGGAGGACCTAGAGCGGCGCGTGATCCAGCGCACCTCGCTTTTGCAGGCGACGGTGAGCGAACTAGAGAGTTTCAGCTACTTCGTCTCTCACGATCTACGCGCGCCGGTGGCCCGGCTGGAAGGTTACTGCAAGGCGCTTTTGGAGGACTGCGGGGCCGAGGGGCACGGCAACTGCCAGCAGTACGCCGAACGCGCCGAGCACGTGGCGCAGCAGATCAAGCAGATCATCGACGCTTTCAACAGCCTGACCCACTACGCGCGTTGCGCCCTTGCCCTAGGCGAGACCGACCTGAGCTCGATGGTAAGGGAGGTGGCTCAAGAGCTTCAGCAGGGCGAGCCGCAGCGCCGGGTCGAGGTTCTGGTGGCGCCCGGTATCAGGGTGAGGGGGGACGCGGAACTGCTGCGGACAGCCTTGAGCGAGCTTTTGAAAAACGCCTGGAAGTTCACCTCCACGACGGAGTACGCCCGCATCGAGTTCGGCAGGCGCGTGCAGGAAGGGGCATCGATCTACTACGTAAAGGACAACGGGGCCGGTTTCAACATGAAGTACGTCGACAAGCTCTTCAAACCTTTCCAGACCATCCACACCCCCGGCGAGTTCGATTGGAGCGGCACCGGGATCGGTCTCGCCAAGGTGCACAGCATCATCCTGCGCCACGGCGGCCGGGTCTGGGCTGAGGGAGAGGTCGGCTACGGGGCGACCTTCAGCTTTACCCTGGAACCCAACCCCGAAACGGGGAGCTATCTGACGGAGGGGCTTTCCTCCCAGGAACAAAGGGGCTAG